The Theropithecus gelada isolate Dixy chromosome 11, Tgel_1.0, whole genome shotgun sequence genome includes a region encoding these proteins:
- the LOC112634125 gene encoding 60S acidic ribosomal protein P0-like isoform X2, whose protein sequence is MPREERATWKSNYFLKIIQLLDDYPKCFIVGADNVGSKQMQQIRMSLSGKAVVLMGKNTMMRKAIRGHLENNPALEKLLPHIRGNVGFVFTKEDLSEIRDMLLANKVPAAAHAGAIAPCEVTVPAQNTGLGPEKTSFSQALRITTKISRGTIEILRCPQCCQCLSADWLPNCCISTPFYHQRVQMSPGLVCGHRLHLPTC, encoded by the exons ATGCCCAGGGAAGAAAGGGCGACCTGGAAGTCCAACTACTTCCTTAAGATCATCCAACTATTGGATGATTATCCGAAATGTTTCATCGTGGGAGCAGACAATGTGGGCTCCAAGCAGATGCAGCAGATTCGCATGTCCCTTAGTGGGAAGGCCGTGGTGCTGATGGGCAAGAACACCATGATGCGCAAGGCCATCAGAGGGCACCTGGAAAACAACCCAGCTCTGGAGAAACTGCTGCCTCATATCCGGGGGAATGTGGGCTTCGTGTTCACCAAGGAGGACCTCAGTGAGATCAGGGACATGTTGCTGGCCAATAAGGTGCCAGCTGCTGCCCATGCTGGTGCCATCGCCCCATGTGAAGTCACTGTGCCAGCCCAGAACACTGGCCTCGGGCCCGAGAAGACCTCCTTTTCCCAAGCTTTACGTATCACCACTAAAATCTCCAGGGGAACCATTGAAATCCTGA GGTGTCCGCAATGTTGCCAGTGTCTGTCTGCAGACTGGCTACCCAACTGTTGCATCAGTACCCCATTCTATCATCAGCGGGTACAAATGAGTCCTGGCCTTGTCTGTGGACACAGATTACACCTTCCCACTTGCTGA
- the LOC112634125 gene encoding 60S acidic ribosomal protein P0-like isoform X1, whose translation MPREERATWKSNYFLKIIQLLDDYPKCFIVGADNVGSKQMQQIRMSLSGKAVVLMGKNTMMRKAIRGHLENNPALEKLLPHIRGNVGFVFTKEDLSEIRDMLLANKVPAAAHAGAIAPCEVTVPAQNTGLGPEKTSFSQALRITTKISRGTIEILSDVQLIKTGDKVGASEATLLNMLNISPFSFGLAIQQVFDKGSIYNPGVLNITEESLHSRFLEGVRNVASVCLQTGYPTVASVPHSIISGYK comes from the coding sequence ATGCCCAGGGAAGAAAGGGCGACCTGGAAGTCCAACTACTTCCTTAAGATCATCCAACTATTGGATGATTATCCGAAATGTTTCATCGTGGGAGCAGACAATGTGGGCTCCAAGCAGATGCAGCAGATTCGCATGTCCCTTAGTGGGAAGGCCGTGGTGCTGATGGGCAAGAACACCATGATGCGCAAGGCCATCAGAGGGCACCTGGAAAACAACCCAGCTCTGGAGAAACTGCTGCCTCATATCCGGGGGAATGTGGGCTTCGTGTTCACCAAGGAGGACCTCAGTGAGATCAGGGACATGTTGCTGGCCAATAAGGTGCCAGCTGCTGCCCATGCTGGTGCCATCGCCCCATGTGAAGTCACTGTGCCAGCCCAGAACACTGGCCTCGGGCCCGAGAAGACCTCCTTTTCCCAAGCTTTACGTATCACCACTAAAATCTCCAGGGGAACCATTGAAATCCTGAGTGATGTGCAGCTGATCAAGACTGGAGACAAAGTGGGAGCCAGCGAAGCCACGCTGCTGAACATGCTCAACATCTCCCCCTTTTCCTTTGGGCTGGCCATCCAGCAGGTGTTCGACAAAGGCAGCATCTACAACCCTGGAGTGCTTAACATCACAGAGGAAAGTCTGCATTCTCGCTTCCTGGAGGGTGTCCGCAATGTTGCCAGTGTCTGTCTGCAGACTGGCTACCCAACTGTTGCATCAGTACCCCATTCTATCATCAGCGGGTACAAATGA